TATTGTAGTAAATTGGGATACATAGACTTTTTCCTATTGTTCCAATGCATCCACAGTCAGAATCTGCAACTTGGCAAATAATTCTGATTACAAATCTCCCGTATTGTGTATACAACTCCCATGCAGGCCTATGGTAAAGACTAGAAACAAACCCAGTGCTGACACATCTTGCAGTATGGCTAGCTGCCATCCATCCCTAGGTTATCAATAGGATCAGACTAGGGGGCTCTCACTGCATATAGACTTATTCAGCATCCAATGAACTCCAATAAATCTGTACTCAGagtactccccctagtggtgactgcagagagTGAGTATGTTATCATGTAACGCTGTCTATGTAGGGGGTGTGGACCACAAAATAGTATAAAATCAGGCAACGGTATAATCAAGAGTGTAGCTTTAGGGTGGACCCTGAGGGGGCACTAAAGGTCCTTCTGCCAATATACAACACATGGCACATGtagaggccccattacagattctgcactGGAGACCAGGAGATTCAGCTTACGTCTCTGGGTACGATATAGGAATATATTATCTTATCCTATAGTAATATAAGATCTCGATCCACTGTCACACCACTGTATCCTCTCTGCAGAAGCCGCCACTCGCCAGGACACTTATGTGAACACAGGTCAGTCTGAtcgtaatatattgtattatctaGATACAGGGCTACTACTTACTATTGTGTTACTTTTACTAGTGTTactatgtattattattgtattactgtcactatattatattattactgtcACTATATTATAGTATTACTGTCACTATATTAAATTATTACTGTCACTATATTAtattactagcttctgcccgtgacttcagtcaaatccgttcagccgtttttgcgtgattgagtaacaaacatggaaccacacaaactttcacatttataatattagtaggataggattactgTCACTATATTATTGTACTAgcatttacccgcgacttcatccgcgGGTCGTCGGTGGGGACGATCTGCCTGTGCCCGCCTACATATGTGGATATGCGCGCGCAACCAACTCCCAGCCAGGCCCCTTTACCCCCTCCCAAattcctctcctgtgtgaccCCTGGTGACGCTGGTCCCCGCACCTGTCCCCCCTCCCAAATTCCTGTCCTGTTTCACTCTCCCTGACACTGGTCCTTGCGGCCCCCACCCCGAAAATTCCTGTTCCAAGGGCAACTCTCCCGTGCGCCCACTAAGGTCCTTCAAAAGGGGTAAGTCATGGCCCCTGTGGCACCAGCCCACCCAAACCCCTGTAGCGCGGCCCCCTCCTTCCATGTGCATAACCCAAACCCTACCCCCGCGGCATCCCTGCTAAGGGGGCCCTGTGCGCCCCTCTGGCTCCCCAAAGCCCTCTTgcgtgcccccctcccctcctgtgcaACACCCTGGGCCCCCAAAGTCCTGTTCCCGGCCCCCGGCACCTATCGCTACACTCACACAGCAGATCCACATGCCCTGCCACAGTGAGTGAAGCCGCGTGTCTGCCTCCGGAGCTGTGCACTGTTGTGTCCGGAGCGCAGGCTGTGCACACCCGAGCGGCTTGTTCTGCACCGCACAGGCAGCCTGCATGTGAGTTTTGCACCGGAGCGGCGAGCCGCCGACATGTTTTCCGGCTCGCACTTCATCCATTACGCCACCCACGGGATGCCGCGGACCTATTGGAGCCCTGCTGAAGgggatgacatcatctcaggtcctgcagcgtagCCGGACCATACGTTCGCCGGTAGCGGTCGTGATGTCGGGAGATGGAGCAGCCTATGAAGTAGCCTGTGTTTCCTTCCCGGTCACCATCGAGGTATGTGTGCAATCTCAGCCAAATCCATTCAGCGGTTTGgccgtgattgaagaacaaacatccaaacacacaaactttgtaggattattagtaggataggataagatatTATTAGTAGGATTACTGTCACTAATGTTTCTATGTTACTTTGCATTTCTTTTATAGATGTGCAGGATTACGTGAATTTACAAAAACCTGGTGAGTGGCGATGATATAACGTTCTGTATCTAATTGATATAAAATAGGATTTTTTATATTCAGTACAGCAATGTCCAGATTACAGACTGGAACATTTTCCTTTATTACAAAAAATGTCACACCTTCCCCCCCTTTCCTTAATGTCAGTGATTGTCAGTATATGGCAGGACTATTTTCTACCTGGCTGTATCCGTTACATCCCCTCGTAGTCGCTATAGGATTGTCTATGCATTACAGTCAGACCTCAGAGGCTTATATGGTGGCCATATGTTCCGTCTACTTCTCATTACTCATTTATTGCAGGATTTTCAGCTCATTTCATTCTCTAAGTCTTTCTTATAACCACTTATGTAACTGAATAGATTACTAGGTCCACTATATACAATATGGCAGTGGTCTGTAACCTATGGCCGTCcagccatgctgggggttgtaattTCACAATGGCTACAGAGCGTTAATTCAGGGACCACTGGGGGGGGTATCTTTCTACTAACATCCTGAGACATGTCAGTTATAGTTTCCTGTTGGaaggtgctgccccctacaggtcaCAGGctttttaactcttttttttcccgtttttttgCAGAACCTGAAATCCCCATTTATGTGTAAGTAGCAAATTTTATATTTACACTACAAAAATGTATTGGTctccaaggggttaaaatataatagTTTTGCCCTTTTTTTTGTAGGAAAATTATTGACAGTGATCCTGAAATGGAAGTGACAACTCCTGACAAGGAGAAAAAGGAGAGTAAGTTACAGAAATGTATTATCTTTCACTTGTAATTCTACACTTGACCACAGGGAGTGCTGTAGCAGAGAATGTGTCACTATGCTCGAAAGACCACAGAGCACCTACGCTATGACGTAGCACAAGTAGAGTAGCACAGAACTCTGCAGCACCACCTAGTGGTAGAGATATAGTGTGACAATATATAAATCACATCTAGTGATACGTACTGAAGGGGCACAGATCGGAGGGTCCGGAGCCCACCAGCACTATTGTAGTGGTAGTAATGGGAATTCTGGTAATttgctagaaaaaaaacaaatttatGACAAGTTGGGGCTGTGGTATGAAGGCTCCTCGGTGGTATAACCGTCACCGTGACCATCCAGTCTATACAGTACCGCAGTACACTTCCGTAATTCTCTACCTACAGATAAGACTCCAAGATCGGCCATTAATAGCATCGGCAAATACTCCTCACAGTCAGACAGTCTGTGCCACTCCTATGAGAACCTGGCTGTGGAAGCCCCTCTATGTAAGTAAcgtcagctgtgtatctaatctatcaaGTGCGGTactatctgctgagctgtgtatctaatcctctcatgtgtgatactgtctgctgagctgtgtatctaatcctatcatgtgtgatactgtctactgagctgtgtatctaatcctaccatgtgtaatactgtctgctgagctgtgtatctaatcccatcatatgcgatactgtctgctgagctgtgtatctaatcctatcctgtgtgatactgtctactgagctgtgtatctaatcctaccatgtgtaatactgtctgctgagctgtgtatctaatcctatcatgtgtgatactgtctgctgagctgtgtatctaatcctatcatgtgtgatactgtctgctgagctgtgtatctaatctatcaagtgtgatactgtctactgagctgtgtatctaatcctatcatgtgtgatactgtctgctgagctgtgtatctaatctatcaagtgtgatactatctgctgagttgtgtatctaatcctatcatgtgtgatactgtctgctgagctgtgtatctaatcctaccatgtgtgatactgtcttctgagctgtgtatctaatcctatcatgtgtgatactgtctgctcagcagtgtatctaatcctatcatgtgtgatactgtctgctgagctgtgtatataatcctatcatgtgtgatactgtctgctgagctgtgtatctaatcctatcatgtgtgatgctgtatcTGTATACATTAACTCTCCTGGTGGTTTGTGTTGCAGTTGGGTCGGAGTCAGATATGGATTATGTGAACACGTCCCGATCGTCCGCTCTTGAGCCCTTCTGTCACTGAATGATACATGACTGAGCAGCTCAGCATGTATCCTATAGGTGAACGTTAAATGGAAACTCCACCCACATGCCCCTGACCCTGTGCGGACATTTTATACAGTCATCCAGAAGATCCCACAGGAAATCTTATAGCACTGTGTAATACTGACTACCAGCCTCCTCCTCTGAAAGGGAATGAATGGTTGTCACAGTCCCGCCTTCTCTTAGTGAACATATATAATACAAGCAAGCTGCAAAACCTTTCATTATCCAATGATCAAGTATTATTCACATTAAACTGAACACAGTCCCTTTAAGAGTAAGAGCATGTAATTCATTATAAATTACAAGACACATATATTTTAGTATAtaccatatgtgtatatatatatatatatatatatatatatactgtatatatacagcatagAACAAAAACTAAGTGTAAAAACCAGCAGCAAATACTCAGACATCAAATAAAGGTACAAATCAGCAACATGGCCGCCCCGTCTTCCATGGGTCTGTTGTCTTCTGTGCCCCTGCAGAGATTGAAAGGCCTGCTTGacgttagaaaaacatggctgtgttcttccagaaacagcgcctcaCTTACCCCCAGGTGAAATATAATATTGCAACACAGTCTGATTCCTTTCAATGGAGCTGTGGTGCGCTACCAGGtattggacaggtgtggcgctgtaacCATGTTGTTCTAGTCCTTTACATTTCCTTTAAATATGATGTTGAATGTCTCAGAGACTAAGCCCCAGCTGACTGAAGATCCAGGAGATGACGTGACCAGTAGATGACATTGACCAGGTCATGGACCATCACAATGAAACTTTTTGACAAGATTTCAACCTTCATAGCAACAGTACACAAATACGGCCAGGAGCAAGGTGACGGCCACCACCCCCGAGACCAGGCTATACTTCAATGGTTCGTGTCGTGACTCATCTCTGGTTGCCGTCCTCAGGTTGTTGGTAGGTGGTCTTGGTGTAGGTAAGCCATCTGTACAAAGAGACAGTCACTAATGAGAGAAGGCTTGTGGCTGTTCAGTGGTGGGCCAAGTGGACAGCGGGCTTAGGCCTCTCTTATCAagacatggggttttttttgttcgcCCGCCATTTTCTATGCAGTTTAATAACATCAGCTGAACTTTGATGACCCCCCATAACGTTTTATAGGGATCGGGGGTCCAAATTTTATCTAGGGGGGACTGTTTGCATAGGGATTATATAATTGAGCTCCATACTATAGGGAGAGGTCAGAATTTTTTTGGAGGGGGTTCACTGGCCCTAGTGACAATATTATCTACATTTGCCTTGTCTCCTACCTTGTTACTTACCTTGGATGATGAGTTTGAAGGTCAAGCTTCCCTCCATGTCCTCGTACTTAATGTAGCAAGTGTAGTCCCCTGCGTCCTTCTCTTGCACACTGACCAGTTGTAGGGGAGCTCTACCACGCTCTAGATCATTTTCCGGAATACCATACCCCGGGAAGTTACAACATGTGTCATTGGAGAAATACTTGGACACCCCATTTTTTGACCAATGGACGACCAGTATGGACAAGTCAATGGAATCCCCAATCCTGAAGAGGCAAGGCAGAGTCACGTTATCTCCCAGCTTGGCCATAAGATTCGTCTTTCCTTTGGTGTACACAAAAGTTTTTGTTTTGGTCGATTTGATTGAGGCAACAGCTACAGAAAAGAAAGGAAACCGATATGGTCAGACAGGAACGAAAACATGCAAATTCATCTCTGCTACGTCTGGAAACGTCAGTGACCTACCAAGAAAAAAGACTACGAAGCTGCAAATGAAAAAAGATCTGGACGTGGCCATGACACCCGTCTGTGGTAACCATCCAAAAAGACTAAGGAATGTAGCTGTACCAAGCTCTTATAGGCGGCAAGAACCTTCTTATCTCAAAGCCACAGTCGCCAGGGAGGGAGGAACAAGACCTTGTGCTATGTTTGATACCAAACCACACAGCCAAATAAAatgtttttggatgtttttggggattcattaaaaaaaaacataaaaccccAGTCAACGGCTGTCCACACATGTTGGAAGAGGCAGGTGCTCCACAACTGAAGCGCTACGGGTGGGGACCACTGAACACAAATGTACTCATTTAatgaaaaattccaaaaattctaATGTTTTTGGATTCCACACAGTTCCATAGATCTAAGAGCAGCGGTCCTCCTCCTCCAGGGCAGATGGTTAGACTTACCTCTGCAGGAATTCGATCTAATACCTGACAATAATCTTTAGACAGCTCCTTTATCATCTACGCCCCGCACCCCCAGCCCTAATTCAGGTCTTACCGGCCATTTTTGGGGGAGGAGTTATGTTCAAGAGGCTGATCCTGGTGGCTGAAAAAGAAGCAGAGATAGGAGTCATTGGCCTGGTGATGGATGGTGGACATCTTCTTCTTGATATCTAGAGTGATGCCTGAGGACTCTATGTTAGGGCTAGATTCATAGGAGATATTTTTGGGGAGACTGTAGATGGGACATGTGAGGGACCACATAAACTCAGGGTAGATGTAGCCATGGTTGAACCCTATGACAGCAGTGCTACAAGACAGCAGCACCAAACCAAGGAGCCATCACCTTACCAAGACAACTTCCATGTTGAAGTTAACAAGTTACTATCATTGGCTAAAAGGAGGGTTGGAAGATCGACATGACCTAATTTCCTGCTAGATGGTCCTACCCATATGTCATTACATAACAGAGATAAGCGAATGTCCTTACGTTCTATAATGAGGGCGTAGACAATGGTTTGCATCACGCCGCCATATTCGACATCACACGTATAATTTCCAGCATCTTGCAGGGTAAAATTTGTCAAAAGCAGAGAGATGTTTCCCTGCATGAGCTGCTCCATAGACATCTTGGTCCAAAGGCTGTGAAATGTCAGATTGCCATTTTTATACTCCACCAGGGGGCGCCCATTGTGTTCCCAGCGCACTGACAGAAGGTCCATTCTCACGGGTGGGTTGACCACCTGCAGCGAGGTATTCATGAGGATATGGGTGGGAAAGCGGGAAGAGATTCCAGAGGCGTCTGCAGAGCTGGGGAAGGGGAGCACTGAAAAATTAGAAGGATACGTAATGAATTCAGAATGTCTTCATGGAAGGGTGTGTAAACTTTTGCAATGATTTTTACATTGTTCTGAAGTATCTATAATCGCCTGTTttgtatatacaagtatataatagATGAAGAGCCATCTGTTTCTAtgtttacagactacaaaccaacCCTTCGTAGTCCCGTCCTGTATACATCTGTTATTTCCTACCATTACCCGTTTCCTTGATAAACTGCAGAGAGAATCTGAATAATAAGTGAGATAAATATAGGGCCCTGGTCTGGGGGTCTTAGAAGgtcttttctggggtctgatattaattcAGATGGCTCATATTGATATGGGGGCCCCCTTACCTACCTGAAGAACAAGTGGCACCAGGATACACAAGAGTAGGAGGACCAGGGTACACTAGAGGAGGAAGAACAAACAGATCCCCTATACTCATTTTAGACCTCCAGACAAGACCCCCTTAATTTATTCTAACTACTCAGGCCCGGGTATACTTACCCTCCTTACTACTCAGGCCCGGGTATACTTACCCTCCTTACTACTCAGCCCCCAGGCCTGGCTATACTTACCCTCCTTACTACTCAGGCCCGGCTATACTTACCCTCCTTACTACTCAGGCCCGGCTATACTTACCCTCCTTACTACTCAGCACCCAGGCCTGGCTATACTTATCCTCCTTACTACTCAGGCCCGGCTATACTTACCCTCCTTACTACTCAGGCCCGGCTATACTTACCCTCCTTACTACTCAGCCCCCAGTCCCGTCTATACTTACCCTCCTTACTACTCAGGCCCGGCTATACTTACCCTCCTTACTACTCAGGCCCGGCTATACTTACTCTCCTTACTACTCAGCCCCCAGGCCAGGCCATACTTACTCTCCTTACTACTCAGCCCTCAGGCCCGGCTATACTTACCCTCCTTACTACTCAGCCCCCAGGCCAGGCCATACTTACTCTCCTTACTACTCAGCCCCCAGGCCCCGCTATACTTACCCTCCTTACTACTCAGCCCTCAGGCCCGGCTATACTTACTCTCCTTACTACTCAGCCCCCAGGCCCGACTATACTTACTCTCCTTACTACTCAGCCCCCTGGCCCGGCTATACTTACTCTCCTTACTACTCAGCCCCCAGGCCAGGCCATACTTACTCTCCTTACTACTCAGCCCCCAGGCCCGGCTATACTTACCCTCCTTACTACTCAGCCCTCAGGCCCGGCTATACTTACTCTCCTTACTACTCAGCCCCCAGGCCCGACTATACTTACTCTCCTTACTACTCAGCCTCCAGGCCCAGCTATACTTAGCCTCCTTACTACTCAGCCCCCAGGCCCATCTATACTTACCCTCCTTACTACTCAGGCCTGGCTATACTTACCCTCCTTACTACTCAGCCCCCAGGCCTGGCTATACTTACCCTCCTTACTACTCAGGCCCGGCTATACTTACCCTCCTTACTACTCAGGCCCGGCTATACTTACCCTCCTTACTACTCAGCACCCAGGCCTGGCTATACTTATCCTCCTTACTACTCAGGCCCGGCTATACTTACCCTCCTTACTACTCAGGCCCGGCTATACTTACCCTCCTTACTACTCAGCCCCCAGTCCCGTCTATACTTACCCTCCTTACTACTCAGGCCCGGCTATACTTACCCTCCTTACTACTCAGGCCCGGCTATACTTACTCTCCTTACTACTCAGCCCCCAGGCCAGGCCATACTTACTCTCCTTACTACTCAGCCCTCAGGCCCGGCTATACTTACCCTCCTTACTACTCAGCCCCCAGGCCAGGCCATACTTACTCTCCTTACTACTCAGCCCCCAGGCCCCGCTATACTTACCCTCCTTACTACTCAGCCCTCAGGCCCGGCTATACTTACTCTCCTTACTACTCAGCCCCCAGGCCCGACTATACTTACTCTCCTTACTACTCAGCCCCCTGGCCCGGCTATACTTACTCTCCTTACTACTCAGCCCCCAGGCCAGGCCATACTTACTCTCCTTACTACTCAGCCCCCAGGCCCGGCTATACTTACCCTCCTTACTACTCAGCCCTCAGGCCCGGCTATACTTACTCTCCTTACTACTCAGCCCCCAGGCCCGACTATACTTACTCTCCTTACTACTCAGCCTCCAGGCCCAGCTATACTTAGCCTCCTTACTACTCAGCCCCCAGGCCCATCTATACTTACCCTCCTTACTACTCAGGCCTGGCTATACTTACCCTCCTTACTACTCAGCCCTCAGGCCCAGCTATACTTACCCTCCTTACTACTCAGCCCTCAGGCCCAGCTATACTTGCCCTCCTTACTACTCAGCCCTCAGGCCCGGCTATACTTACCCTCCTTACTACTCAGCACCCAGGCCCGGCTATACTTACCCTCCTTACTACTCAGCCCCCAGGCCCATCTATACTTACCCTCCTTACTACTCAGGCCCGGCTATACTTACCCTCCTTACTACTCAGCCCTCAGGCCCGACTATACTTGCCCTCCTTACTACTCAGCCCCCAGGCCCGGCTATACTTACCCTCCTTACTACTCAGCACCCAGGCCCGGCTATACTTACCCTCCTTACTACTCAGCACCCAGGCCTGGCTATACTTACCCTCCTTACTACTCAGCACCCAGGCCCGGCTATACTTACCCTCCTTACTACTCAGCACCCAGGCCCGACTACTCATTCTCCTTACTACTCAGCCCCCAGGCCCGACTATACTTACTCTCCTTACTACTCAGCCCTCAATCCTGGCTATACTTACCCTCCTTACTACTCAGCCCCGACTATACTTACCCTCCTTACTACTCAGCCCCCAGCCCCGACTATACTTACCCTCCTTACTACTCAACACCCAGGCCCGGCTATACTTACCCTCCTTACTACTCAGACCCGGCTATACTTACCCTCCTTACTACTCAGCCCCCAGTCCTGACTATACTTACCCTCCTTACTACTCAGCCCCCTGGCCCGGCTATACTTACCCTCCTTACTACTCAGCCCTCAATCCTGGCTATACTTACCCTCCTTACTACTCAGCCCCGACTATACTTACCCTCCTTACTACTCAGGCCTGGCTATACTTACCCTCCTTACTACTCAGCCCCCAGCCCCGACTATACTTACCCTCCTTACTACTCAGCACCCAGGCCCGGGTATACTTACCCTCCTTACTACTCAACCCCTTGGCCCGGCTATATTTACTATGTTCACTACTCAGCCCCCTGGCCCGGCTATATTACTACATTCACTACTCAGCCCCTAGGCCCGTCTATACTTATCCTACTTACCACTCAACTTCCGGGCCCAGCAATACTTACCCTGTTCCGGTTTTAATGTTATAGCTAAtatgcactatatatacacatcacatagGTGTGTCTGAGTACATGCTTGTGTATAACGTCCATGCTGCATGCTATATCTATGTGCCTTGTGTATAACATGTGAGTTGCT
This region of Leptodactylus fuscus isolate aLepFus1 chromosome 8, aLepFus1.hap2, whole genome shotgun sequence genomic DNA includes:
- the LOC142217474 gene encoding hepatitis A virus cellular receptor 2 homolog, with product MTGCRGSEMTLRNQDLDMDRPGAEWTLHGQLSVTMSCAVFVLSILICGVLPFPSSADASGISSRFPTHILMNTSLQVVNPPVRMDLLSVRWEHNGRPLVEYKNGNLTFHSLWTKMSMEQLMQGNISLLLTNFTLQDAGNYTCDVEYGGVMQTIVYALIIEPTRISLLNITPPPKMAAVASIKSTKTKTFVYTKGKTNLMAKLGDNVTLPCLFRIGDSIDLSILVVHWSKNGVSKYFSNDTCCNFPGYGIPENDLERGRAPLQLVSVQEKDAGDYTCYIKYEDMEGSLTFKLIIQDGLPTPRPPTNNLRTATRDESRHEPLKYSLVSGVVAVTLLLAVFVYCCYEG